Proteins encoded in a region of the Candidatus Moanabacter tarae genome:
- the melA gene encoding Alpha-galactosidase, translated as MAKIVIVGAGSLVFSSRLTADILSFDQTCGSEFVLVDIDEERLAFASRIIERIFEEGGYDRASYTATNDRRKALPGSDYVISSLLVGGYEAIEKEIDIPMKYGVDQCIGDTLNPGGILRCLRTLPHQVGIAQDIMDLCPNALLLNYTNPMSMLCWGMYRQVPGIKLVGLCHSVQHTTEQWAKRLELRIEDVEWKCAGINHQAWIYEFSKDSEDLLPRIREIAVQPKVWLDDTVRMEYVKHLGFPVTESSGHCSEYTPWWRKRPELIKQYCGGSRPQNGKSGFIKDVYARPDWREKMERMANGEEPVDLKRSYEYGSRIINACEGGDPVVIHGNVENNGLIDNLPGGCCVEVPIHVDNNGLQPMRVGELPMHLAAVNRNQVTMQELAVEAAIKLDPEIVFQAFAMDPLTAAVLSLDEIREMTQELLDALAFCLPSFEGKRMDIKPNLVGLGQSG; from the coding sequence ATGGCTAAAATCGTTATTGTAGGGGCTGGAAGCCTAGTCTTTTCCAGTAGGTTAACTGCTGATATACTTTCTTTTGATCAAACCTGTGGCTCTGAATTCGTTTTGGTAGACATTGACGAAGAACGATTGGCCTTCGCAAGCCGAATTATCGAAAGGATTTTTGAGGAAGGTGGTTACGACAGAGCTTCTTATACGGCCACAAATGATCGAAGGAAGGCACTACCAGGATCGGACTATGTAATAAGTAGTTTACTAGTTGGTGGTTATGAAGCGATCGAGAAAGAGATTGATATCCCTATGAAATACGGAGTCGATCAGTGCATCGGCGATACCCTTAATCCAGGAGGTATTTTGAGGTGTTTACGTACTTTGCCTCACCAGGTCGGGATTGCTCAGGATATCATGGATTTGTGTCCTAATGCGTTGCTCCTTAATTACACTAACCCCATGTCTATGCTCTGCTGGGGTATGTACCGCCAGGTGCCTGGAATTAAGCTGGTGGGACTATGTCACTCGGTCCAGCACACTACCGAGCAATGGGCGAAGAGGCTTGAACTTAGAATCGAGGACGTCGAATGGAAGTGTGCTGGGATCAATCATCAAGCTTGGATTTATGAGTTTAGTAAAGATTCGGAGGATCTTCTACCAAGGATTCGAGAAATTGCCGTGCAACCTAAGGTTTGGCTGGATGATACGGTGCGGATGGAGTACGTTAAGCACTTAGGATTTCCGGTAACTGAGTCGAGCGGACATTGCTCAGAGTATACTCCATGGTGGCGCAAACGTCCTGAATTAATCAAACAATACTGTGGTGGATCAAGACCCCAGAATGGGAAGAGCGGATTTATCAAAGACGTTTACGCACGACCGGATTGGCGAGAGAAGATGGAACGTATGGCCAACGGGGAAGAGCCGGTTGATCTTAAACGGAGTTACGAATACGGATCTCGAATCATCAATGCTTGCGAAGGAGGTGATCCGGTTGTGATCCACGGGAATGTCGAAAATAATGGATTGATTGATAATCTTCCGGGGGGATGTTGTGTAGAAGTACCGATCCACGTTGATAACAATGGCCTACAGCCAATGAGGGTTGGGGAACTCCCTATGCACCTAGCCGCGGTTAACCGTAACCAAGTCACTATGCAGGAGCTAGCCGTGGAAGCTGCGATCAAACTTGATCCCGAGATTGTCTTTCAGGCCTTTGCCATGGATCCTTTGACTGCGGCAGTACTGTCGCTCGATGAAATTAGGGAGATGACGCAGGAACTGCTCGACGCATTAGCCTTTTGTCTTCCTTCTTTTGAAGGCAAGAGGATGGATATCAAGCCGAATTTGGTAGGATTGGGGCAATCAGGGTAG
- the pntAA gene encoding NAD(P) transhydrogenase subunit alpha part 1 yields MVVGVPLEGASGERRVALVPPFVPILAKSGLATLIQKSAGNKAGFLDEAYEKAGAQFVDEEEELFASSDIVVKVSDNPISSSLLRPGQIILGLLNPLGSPKTAELYAEKEVTSFALELLPRITRAQSMDALSSMATIAGYKAVILAASALDKIYPMMITAAGTIAPARVFVIGAGVAGLQAIATARRLGAAVQAYDVRPAVKEQVESLGAKFVEMELETGDSETSGGYAKEMGEEFYRRQREMMARVVAESDAVITTAAVPGKRAPTLITSTMVEGMRPGAVILDMAAETGGNCELTTQGETVEQNGVKVIGPVNLPGSIPHHSSQMYSKNISEFLKNLLKNGELSLNTEDPIIKDSLLTHRGKIINKRIREILGLEEAQN; encoded by the coding sequence ATGGTTGTTGGAGTCCCTTTAGAAGGAGCTAGTGGGGAACGTAGAGTTGCTCTAGTTCCTCCGTTCGTTCCGATATTAGCTAAATCAGGATTAGCGACATTAATCCAGAAGAGTGCGGGCAACAAAGCCGGTTTCCTGGATGAAGCTTACGAGAAGGCAGGAGCTCAGTTTGTTGACGAAGAGGAAGAACTTTTCGCCTCCTCGGATATCGTTGTTAAAGTGAGTGATAACCCGATTAGCTCATCACTTCTGCGCCCCGGACAAATTATACTGGGACTCCTTAATCCGCTGGGCTCTCCAAAAACAGCTGAGCTTTACGCTGAAAAAGAAGTTACTTCGTTTGCGCTGGAGCTCCTACCGCGAATCACACGCGCACAATCTATGGATGCGCTAAGCTCTATGGCTACAATTGCGGGGTACAAAGCCGTAATTTTAGCTGCCTCGGCTCTTGATAAAATCTACCCAATGATGATTACGGCCGCGGGAACTATTGCACCGGCGAGAGTTTTCGTGATCGGGGCGGGGGTCGCTGGATTGCAGGCGATTGCTACTGCCCGTCGACTTGGAGCTGCGGTCCAGGCCTATGATGTTAGACCGGCCGTTAAGGAACAAGTGGAGAGCCTGGGAGCAAAGTTTGTGGAGATGGAACTAGAGACAGGAGACTCGGAGACTTCAGGTGGTTACGCTAAGGAGATGGGAGAAGAATTTTACCGTCGTCAAAGAGAAATGATGGCCAGGGTAGTCGCGGAAAGTGATGCCGTCATAACCACCGCAGCTGTACCGGGAAAGAGAGCACCAACACTGATTACGAGTACAATGGTGGAGGGGATGAGGCCGGGAGCTGTTATTCTCGATATGGCTGCAGAAACTGGGGGAAATTGCGAACTCACCACCCAAGGGGAGACCGTTGAACAGAATGGAGTGAAGGTGATAGGGCCTGTTAATCTACCTGGTTCTATCCCTCACCATTCTAGCCAAATGTATTCGAAGAATATCAGTGAATTTCTGAAAAATCTACTGAAAAATGGTGAGCTTTCCCTTAACACAGAGGACCCAATCATTAAAGACTCTCTTCTAACCCATAGAGGAAAGATTATTAACAAGCGAATTCGCGAAATTCTGGGATTGGAAGAAGCTCAAAACTAA
- the pntA gene encoding NAD(P) transhydrogenase subunit alpha — translation METFVPALTIFLLALVIGFEVITKVPPLLHTPLMSGANAISGITLVGTLITSGARLSPLTEVLGFIAVAMATANVVGGFLVTHRMLGMFRGKDKNAKGRSPS, via the coding sequence ATGGAAACTTTTGTCCCAGCCTTAACAATATTTCTTCTAGCTCTCGTCATCGGGTTTGAGGTCATTACAAAAGTTCCTCCTCTGTTACACACACCTCTGATGTCGGGCGCCAACGCTATTTCTGGAATTACGCTTGTAGGAACGCTCATAACATCCGGAGCTCGGCTGTCACCATTGACCGAGGTTCTCGGATTCATCGCCGTTGCAATGGCAACGGCCAACGTGGTAGGTGGATTCCTGGTAACTCACCGCATGTTAGGAATGTTTCGCGGAAAGGACAAAAATGCCAAGGGAAGAAGCCCTAGTTAA
- the pntB gene encoding NAD(P) transhydrogenase subunit beta produces the protein MPREEALVKLFYLAAAFLFIFGIKGLSHPRTAVKGNLLAAIGMLLAIVVTLTDNRIVDFSIIIAGFIVGGLIGATMAYKAPMTVIPQVVAVFNGFGGGASALAVGAALEEALRGEWIEEVTIQFTCSVAGAGLIGALSLTGSAIAFGKLQGIVKEQPIILPGRHVINVALLAVAIGLSVWQVLGYHPEVFRTTSYSLGDLEQSFSSKGFKKEFDQHGITLSNHVSISLKGEEVTITDEEYRETYLIRQSSEGLSVHSRSALPFWLMVSVASLLGVMLVIPIGGADMPVVISLLNAYSGIAAAGHGWVLNNSVLIIAGSLVGAAGFILTALMSKAMNRSLANVMFSSVGVQKGAEQETEDIYTGRVKSASPEEIAMMLDGARRVVIAPGYGMAVAHAQYAVRELVNDLEAKDVDVEFAIHPVAGRMPGHMNVLLAEAHIPYDKLKDMDQINPTFEETDVVLVIGANDVVNPMARDADPSIPIAGMPILNVDAARSVVIIKRSLSPGFAGIANPLFAADKTLMLYGDAKEMATELTAALNEV, from the coding sequence ATGCCAAGGGAAGAAGCCCTAGTTAAACTTTTTTATCTCGCCGCTGCTTTTTTATTTATCTTCGGGATAAAGGGGCTTTCCCATCCACGTACTGCAGTTAAGGGGAACCTACTGGCAGCAATTGGCATGTTGCTGGCGATCGTTGTCACTCTGACCGATAACCGTATTGTTGACTTTAGCATAATAATTGCAGGGTTTATCGTCGGAGGCCTGATAGGCGCTACTATGGCTTACAAGGCTCCTATGACCGTTATACCACAAGTGGTAGCAGTTTTTAATGGCTTTGGTGGGGGAGCCTCAGCTCTGGCAGTTGGAGCTGCGCTTGAAGAAGCGTTACGTGGAGAATGGATTGAAGAAGTTACGATTCAATTTACATGCTCGGTTGCGGGCGCGGGACTTATAGGCGCATTATCCCTAACGGGTAGCGCTATCGCCTTCGGTAAACTGCAGGGGATTGTAAAAGAACAGCCAATTATTCTACCCGGGCGCCATGTGATTAATGTCGCTTTGCTGGCTGTTGCCATTGGACTAAGCGTCTGGCAGGTATTGGGATACCATCCGGAAGTCTTTCGTACTACTTCTTATTCTCTTGGAGACCTTGAACAATCATTCTCCTCCAAAGGATTTAAGAAGGAATTTGACCAACACGGTATTACACTCTCGAATCACGTGTCGATAAGCTTAAAGGGAGAAGAAGTTACGATAACCGACGAGGAGTATCGGGAGACCTACCTAATCCGCCAATCGAGCGAAGGACTATCAGTCCACTCTAGATCAGCCCTCCCCTTCTGGCTCATGGTAAGCGTCGCATCGCTCCTCGGGGTTATGCTTGTAATCCCAATTGGGGGGGCCGATATGCCTGTAGTCATTTCGTTGCTCAACGCCTATTCAGGCATCGCCGCTGCAGGGCACGGTTGGGTTTTGAACAATAGCGTCTTAATTATTGCAGGATCCCTGGTAGGAGCAGCTGGATTTATCCTCACCGCCCTTATGTCAAAGGCGATGAACCGATCTCTTGCCAATGTTATGTTCTCATCTGTTGGTGTCCAGAAAGGGGCTGAACAAGAAACCGAAGACATCTACACGGGCCGGGTGAAATCTGCCTCACCCGAAGAAATAGCGATGATGCTTGATGGTGCACGTCGCGTCGTAATCGCCCCTGGATATGGAATGGCGGTGGCCCATGCCCAATATGCCGTTCGTGAGCTGGTCAATGATCTCGAAGCCAAGGATGTTGACGTTGAATTCGCCATACATCCTGTCGCAGGGCGAATGCCAGGTCACATGAATGTCCTTCTCGCAGAGGCCCATATCCCCTACGATAAGCTCAAAGATATGGACCAAATTAACCCCACCTTCGAGGAAACAGATGTGGTTCTAGTGATAGGGGCTAATGATGTCGTTAATCCCATGGCGCGTGATGCTGATCCTTCTATTCCTATTGCTGGTATGCCAATTCTAAACGTTGATGCTGCACGCTCCGTAGTAATCATCAAACGTAGCCTCAGTCCAGGTTTTGCTGGCATCGCTAATCCCCTTTTCGCAGCTGATAAGACCCTCATGCTCTATGGCGACGCAAAGGAAATGGCCACAGAGTTGACGGCTGCATTGAATGAGGTTTAA
- the cysD gene encoding Sulfate adenylyltransferase subunit 2, with the protein MRNYTLSHLQYLENESIHIFREVVAEFENPVMLYSIGKDSGVMLRLAQKAFHPGKIPFPVLHINTTFKFQEMIEFRNKIVADLNLNFKEWINPEGKAAGINPFDHGTQRYTHIMKTEALRQALDEGDYDAAFGGARRDEEKSRAKERVYSFRDRHHQWDPKNQRPELWNLFNGRVKKGESIRVFPLSNWTELDVWIYIYFEQIPLVPLYFAANRPVVLRNGSLIMVNDDRLPLESGETPSMKRVRFRTLGCYPLTGAIESEADTIPKIIEEMLRSKDSERQGRVIDYDEAGSMEEKKKEGYF; encoded by the coding sequence ATGAGAAATTATACCCTATCTCACCTCCAATACCTCGAGAACGAGAGCATTCATATATTTCGAGAAGTGGTGGCCGAGTTTGAGAATCCTGTAATGCTCTATTCGATTGGCAAGGACTCCGGCGTCATGTTGCGGCTGGCGCAAAAGGCATTTCATCCAGGCAAAATCCCCTTTCCTGTGCTACATATCAACACCACATTTAAATTCCAGGAAATGATCGAATTCCGTAATAAGATAGTAGCAGATCTCAATCTTAATTTCAAAGAATGGATCAATCCCGAAGGGAAAGCAGCTGGCATCAACCCTTTTGACCACGGTACTCAGAGATATACCCACATAATGAAAACCGAAGCTCTCAGGCAAGCCTTGGACGAGGGCGATTATGATGCAGCCTTTGGCGGAGCACGCCGAGACGAAGAAAAGAGTAGAGCCAAAGAACGTGTGTATTCCTTTCGAGATCGCCATCATCAGTGGGATCCGAAGAATCAGCGTCCAGAATTGTGGAATCTGTTCAACGGCCGAGTCAAAAAAGGAGAATCTATTCGTGTCTTTCCCTTATCGAATTGGACCGAACTCGATGTTTGGATATACATTTATTTCGAACAGATACCCTTAGTCCCACTTTACTTCGCGGCTAACCGACCGGTAGTGTTACGTAACGGTTCTCTAATTATGGTGAATGACGACCGGCTACCCCTAGAATCCGGCGAAACTCCTTCCATGAAGAGAGTTCGCTTCCGCACTTTAGGATGTTATCCTCTTACAGGTGCTATCGAATCCGAAGCTGATACTATCCCTAAAATTATCGAAGAGATGTTACGGTCTAAGGATTCGGAAAGACAGGGCCGCGTTATTGATTACGATGAAGCCGGTTCTATGGAGGAAAAGAAAAAAGAGGGCTATTTTTGA
- the cysNC gene encoding Bifunctional enzyme CysN/CysC: MSVSDQLDRLGIEEYLAEYRNQDLLRLLTCGSVDDGKSTLIGRLLHDSKMVFDDVLNAARRDTAKYGSNEGEIDFAFLVDGLQAEREQGITIDVAYRYFATEKRKFIIADTPGHEQYTRNMATGASTSDLAIILIDARKGVLEQTCRHSFIASLLGIRHLVVAVNKMDLVDYDESVFEEIKTDFNNFAAKLQTIDIHFIPISALKGDNILNRSAKTGWFQGSLLMDHLESVHIASDKNLIDFRFPVQSVFRPSHDVRCFAGSVTSGVIRKGDEVVALPSGKRSRVKWINTYEGELSEAFAPIALTLALEDEIDISRGDTLTHVNNSPILQNAVEMMIVWMSETPLEIGKGYLLKHCSLTTGAVVHSIRYRINISTLHRENVTALNLNEIGRVRLESNRPIAYDPYSKNRGTGAMILIDRMTNATVAAGMIVDRNPVDEVLKQRIDSVDAQTNIRTQISLVTPAERLQRLGQHPVTLWLTGLPRSGKSSIAKALERALFDIGRQVQVFHGETLRSGLNSDLGFSGADRLENQRRTAEIARLSNELGLISIVSMVSPFDSDREQAKHIIGEERFLTVYCNASLAVCEDRDTTGLYERARAGEIRNVTGIDAPFEPPKHAEILLDTEQTTISDCVHTILRELRARKVI; this comes from the coding sequence ATGTCAGTCTCGGATCAATTAGACCGTCTAGGAATCGAGGAATATTTAGCAGAATACAGAAATCAGGATCTGCTTCGCCTACTAACATGCGGTAGCGTTGACGATGGGAAGTCTACCTTAATTGGAAGGCTTTTACACGACTCAAAGATGGTGTTTGACGACGTCTTAAACGCCGCCCGTCGCGATACCGCTAAATACGGAAGTAACGAAGGTGAGATTGATTTCGCTTTTCTAGTCGATGGTCTTCAAGCGGAGCGGGAGCAAGGGATTACGATCGATGTTGCCTACAGATACTTTGCAACGGAAAAAAGAAAATTCATTATCGCCGACACGCCTGGCCATGAACAGTACACCCGCAACATGGCAACAGGTGCATCGACATCTGATCTAGCCATTATTTTGATAGATGCTCGTAAGGGTGTCCTAGAGCAGACTTGCCGGCATTCGTTTATCGCTTCGTTACTAGGAATCCGACACCTCGTTGTAGCTGTAAATAAAATGGATCTGGTGGACTATGATGAGTCCGTCTTCGAAGAAATCAAAACTGACTTTAATAACTTCGCAGCCAAACTTCAGACCATAGATATTCATTTCATTCCCATCTCGGCTCTTAAAGGTGATAACATCCTAAATCGCTCGGCGAAAACAGGGTGGTTTCAAGGATCCCTTCTTATGGATCACCTAGAGTCCGTACATATCGCAAGTGACAAGAATCTTATCGACTTTCGCTTTCCGGTCCAGAGCGTTTTTAGGCCGAGTCATGATGTACGTTGCTTTGCCGGTTCAGTCACATCCGGAGTTATCCGGAAAGGGGATGAAGTTGTGGCGTTACCATCCGGGAAACGAAGTCGGGTAAAGTGGATAAACACTTACGAAGGTGAACTTTCAGAGGCATTTGCCCCTATCGCTTTAACATTAGCGCTAGAGGATGAAATCGACATCAGCCGGGGCGATACCCTGACGCATGTCAATAATAGCCCAATATTGCAGAATGCAGTCGAAATGATGATTGTCTGGATGAGCGAGACTCCCCTCGAGATCGGAAAGGGTTATCTTCTAAAGCACTGCTCACTGACTACTGGAGCAGTAGTCCATTCAATTCGATACAGAATAAATATTAGCACTCTTCACCGGGAAAACGTAACAGCACTAAACTTGAACGAAATTGGGCGGGTACGACTTGAGAGTAACCGTCCGATTGCATACGATCCTTATTCCAAAAATCGTGGTACCGGAGCCATGATTCTCATAGATCGAATGACCAATGCAACAGTTGCGGCAGGGATGATAGTGGACCGTAACCCCGTTGATGAGGTCTTGAAACAACGGATAGATTCTGTTGATGCCCAAACTAACATCCGAACTCAGATCAGCCTTGTCACTCCTGCGGAAAGATTACAGCGCCTCGGGCAACACCCCGTAACCCTCTGGCTAACTGGTCTTCCCCGCAGTGGCAAATCATCCATTGCTAAAGCGCTCGAACGCGCACTTTTCGACATAGGTCGCCAAGTTCAGGTTTTCCATGGTGAAACATTGCGCAGCGGTCTCAACAGTGACCTTGGATTTTCTGGAGCCGATCGGTTGGAGAATCAGCGTCGTACCGCCGAGATAGCCCGATTAAGCAATGAACTAGGACTGATATCTATCGTTTCGATGGTGTCACCATTCGATTCCGACCGCGAACAAGCTAAGCACATTATAGGTGAAGAGCGTTTCCTTACAGTCTATTGTAATGCGTCACTAGCTGTTTGTGAGGACCGTGACACCACCGGACTATACGAAAGGGCACGGGCAGGAGAAATCCGAAATGTGACTGGTATCGATGCTCCTTTTGAGCCTCCAAAACACGCTGAGATTCTCCTTGATACAGAGCAGACCACTATCTCGGATTGCGTTCATACCATTCTTCGGGAGCTCAGAGCCCGCAAAGTCATTTGA
- a CDS encoding 4-sulfomuconolactone hydrolase, with protein sequence MKIIDPHVHIWTHDPEFPWPAETGNPPSGSALPEELLALMEVNGVEKTVLVQSIHYRWDNSFVAHVLKSYPNKFMGVCRVNPEHQGAPDHLSFWTEEHGFRGVRLSPSIEPSGDWFDGPLMAPIFARSEALKVPMLILTGPKRLPRLAQLIEQFAELDVVIDHMADCSPNDPEQVQALLNLARYPRVYVKISHTWGISKEVYPWRDTHGLVRQVYEVFGARRIMWDTDWPVCLHKATYGQTLTVVRDEMNFFSSEDLEWVLGKTALRLWPFG encoded by the coding sequence ATGAAAATCATCGATCCTCACGTTCATATTTGGACCCATGATCCCGAGTTTCCCTGGCCGGCCGAGACAGGGAACCCTCCCTCTGGATCAGCACTTCCGGAGGAATTGCTTGCCCTAATGGAAGTTAATGGGGTGGAGAAGACTGTTCTGGTTCAATCCATCCACTACCGTTGGGATAATAGTTTTGTCGCTCATGTACTGAAGAGCTATCCAAACAAATTCATGGGTGTTTGCCGGGTGAATCCTGAGCATCAAGGAGCCCCAGATCATCTCAGTTTTTGGACTGAGGAACACGGCTTTAGAGGTGTCCGTCTCAGTCCTTCGATCGAACCTTCAGGCGATTGGTTTGACGGTCCGCTGATGGCCCCGATTTTCGCTCGTTCTGAAGCGCTCAAAGTCCCGATGTTAATACTGACTGGGCCAAAACGGCTTCCGCGGCTTGCACAGCTGATTGAGCAGTTTGCTGAACTTGACGTTGTTATAGACCATATGGCGGATTGTTCACCAAACGATCCTGAACAGGTTCAAGCGTTACTGAATCTAGCCCGTTATCCTCGCGTGTATGTTAAAATTAGCCACACCTGGGGCATTTCAAAAGAAGTTTATCCTTGGAGGGATACCCACGGTTTGGTTCGGCAGGTCTACGAAGTTTTTGGAGCACGGCGGATCATGTGGGATACGGACTGGCCGGTTTGTCTGCACAAAGCGACCTATGGACAGACGCTAACCGTAGTCCGGGATGAGATGAATTTTTTTTCATCTGAGGATCTCGAATGGGTGCTCGGAAAGACAGCTTTGAGGCTTTGGCCATTCGGTTAA
- a CDS encoding Putative peptidyl-prolyl cis-trans isomerase produces the protein MMLDIAPKSCENFITLINRGYYDGVIFHRVIKDFMIQGGDPSGTGTGGQSCWGGKFGDELHRDVNFGKKGLLAMANAGPNTNGSQFFITTAKTPWLNMKHTIFGEVVEGYDVVENIENVATDGSDRPLEDQKIVVGRVV, from the coding sequence ATGATGTTGGATATTGCGCCAAAGAGTTGTGAAAACTTCATAACTTTAATCAATAGGGGCTACTATGACGGGGTGATTTTTCACCGTGTTATCAAGGATTTTATGATTCAGGGCGGGGATCCCTCCGGTACTGGAACTGGTGGTCAGTCCTGCTGGGGAGGGAAGTTTGGGGATGAGTTACATCGTGATGTGAATTTTGGCAAAAAGGGGCTTTTAGCTATGGCCAATGCAGGTCCCAACACTAACGGAAGTCAGTTTTTTATCACTACAGCGAAGACCCCGTGGCTCAATATGAAGCATACTATTTTTGGTGAGGTGGTCGAAGGTTACGATGTGGTTGAAAATATTGAAAACGTTGCCACGGATGGTTCGGATCGTCCCCTAGAAGACCAGAAGATTGTGGTGGGGCGAGTTGTGTGA
- the yceM_2 gene encoding Putative oxidoreductase YceM, whose translation MPRIRIGVIGCGSVAQIQHLPNLKSLPEEFEIAGVCDISPTLARTIAENFDVPFYTDDYTKLLKSNLDAVLLCHSDPKTQVAVDAFKAGLHVLIEKPMCYSLQEADTIIAAARETDKVGMVAYMKVYDPAYEIARDEVARMDSIRFIQVNHLHPENLLHLRNFRLKQFNDIPAEKLKKEAATSSLQNAIGNVSNEIQSSFRTISGSMIHDIYGLRLMVGQPKEVVSTEIWNQGRAINTVLAYSNGARCAVSWIDLPELWEFTETLEVYGDKSRTLLSYPNGFAKGVLAKVVLHGIDCEGRSFRHEPTVEWEIAFVRELRHFHACITEHIPCRTPVEEARADIKLVIDIVKSYLTK comes from the coding sequence ATGCCACGAATACGCATCGGAGTCATCGGCTGCGGATCAGTCGCCCAAATTCAGCACCTACCCAATCTAAAATCCTTACCTGAAGAATTCGAGATCGCTGGCGTCTGTGATATCTCGCCCACTCTTGCTCGCACCATAGCTGAGAACTTCGATGTGCCCTTCTACACAGACGACTATACTAAGCTTTTGAAATCCAATCTTGATGCCGTTCTCCTCTGCCACTCCGACCCCAAGACTCAAGTAGCCGTCGATGCCTTCAAAGCCGGCCTGCACGTACTCATCGAGAAACCGATGTGCTATTCCCTGCAGGAGGCGGACACCATCATCGCTGCCGCCAGAGAAACCGACAAAGTTGGAATGGTAGCTTACATGAAAGTATACGATCCCGCCTATGAGATAGCACGGGATGAAGTAGCTAGGATGGATTCAATTCGATTCATTCAGGTAAATCACCTCCACCCTGAAAATTTACTCCATTTACGTAATTTTCGGCTCAAACAGTTTAACGACATTCCGGCGGAAAAATTAAAAAAAGAGGCTGCCACATCATCCCTCCAAAATGCTATAGGCAACGTTTCAAACGAGATTCAGAGCTCTTTCCGCACCATTTCCGGAAGCATGATTCACGATATTTACGGACTTCGTTTAATGGTGGGTCAGCCTAAAGAGGTCGTTAGTACGGAGATCTGGAACCAGGGCCGCGCCATCAACACCGTCCTTGCCTACTCTAACGGCGCACGCTGCGCCGTCTCTTGGATCGATCTGCCGGAGTTGTGGGAGTTTACCGAAACTCTTGAAGTCTACGGAGACAAATCTCGGACTCTACTCAGCTATCCAAATGGCTTTGCCAAGGGTGTTCTTGCCAAAGTAGTTCTCCACGGTATTGATTGCGAGGGACGGAGTTTTCGGCACGAACCCACCGTGGAATGGGAAATAGCATTTGTTCGTGAACTTCGCCATTTTCATGCCTGTATCACAGAACATATCCCCTGCCGTACACCGGTTGAAGAAGCACGGGCAGATATCAAATTAGTAATTGACATTGTAAAATCCTACTTGACCAAATGA
- the tal gene encoding putative transaldolase, which produces MMKGDENEIMKGKKAMEIGAVSRAKAEGRGPLIWLAGDPEDLKDWMPLGIAGIVTNTVVLNQMVQKYGQIIQVVQRYLEITDKPVVVEIDGHSVSELLEVGRCFTELSDQIILKIPCGVNGLKVFAKLREEGVETFCTTVFSLTQAAALAQAGVNHILPFCEPVKEVGGDPTKLIRECATMFAGWEQRPFIMAALVRSVDMAYAAFRDGADELVTMWTVYRDMMENPLTEHWNKIFMDEWLSMHKAGCLEGVPTRLGQRND; this is translated from the coding sequence ATGATGAAAGGTGATGAGAATGAAATAATGAAGGGCAAAAAAGCTATGGAAATTGGTGCAGTGTCTCGGGCTAAGGCTGAGGGGAGGGGGCCTTTAATCTGGCTGGCTGGTGATCCAGAGGATTTGAAGGATTGGATGCCGTTAGGGATAGCTGGCATAGTTACCAATACGGTAGTGTTAAATCAGATGGTGCAGAAATACGGGCAAATTATTCAAGTTGTGCAACGCTATCTTGAAATTACGGATAAACCGGTGGTGGTCGAGATCGATGGACATTCTGTCTCCGAACTTCTCGAAGTTGGGCGCTGCTTTACCGAGTTGTCGGATCAGATCATTCTCAAGATTCCCTGCGGGGTGAACGGATTGAAAGTCTTCGCGAAACTGCGTGAGGAAGGTGTCGAGACTTTCTGTACAACGGTTTTCTCTTTGACCCAGGCGGCGGCTTTAGCTCAGGCTGGAGTTAATCACATTCTTCCTTTTTGTGAACCGGTAAAAGAAGTAGGAGGGGATCCAACAAAGTTGATTCGTGAATGTGCAACAATGTTTGCAGGCTGGGAACAGCGCCCCTTCATCATGGCAGCCCTGGTTCGTTCCGTTGATATGGCTTATGCTGCTTTTCGGGATGGCGCGGATGAGCTCGTAACGATGTGGACGGTCTACCGCGATATGATGGAGAATCCCCTGACTGAACATTGGAATAAAATCTTTATGGATGAGTGGCTGTCAATGCATAAGGCCGGTTGTTTGGAAGGGGTTCCAACAAGACTGGGGCAAAGGAATGATTAG